From the genome of Methanobrevibacter sp., one region includes:
- a CDS encoding winged helix-turn-helix domain-containing protein, with translation MLFVSKILLGRGIINDETLKKYAYVNISSYRLKAVKSLKDDVKIPAEIARDTGIRKNHISNVLRDLKESGIIECINEEAKRGRLYRLTETGEEIVEFMEK, from the coding sequence ATGCTATTTGTTAGTAAAATATTATTAGGTCGTGGTATTATTAATGATGAAACATTAAAAAAGTATGCTTATGTCAACATATCATCATATAGGCTAAAAGCAGTAAAATCACTAAAGGATGATGTGAAAATACCCGCTGAAATTGCTCGGGATACTGGAATCAGGAAAAACCATATATCCAATGTTTTGAGGGATTTAAAGGAATCCGGAATTATAGAATGCATCAATGAAGAGGCAAAACGCGGAAGACTTTACCGTTTAACTGAAACCGGTGAAGAAATTGTCGAATTTATGGAAAAGTAA
- the cas6 gene encoding CRISPR-associated endoribonuclease Cas6, with translation MIKFEPKERIKYSDIDKYTIQGFIYSILENDSFFYDYHDNVGFKFFNFSNIFPVSDFEKNTLKKLIISSPNDKLIKSLYKQLKNKTFFRLKNYKMELLKIELLTNKNCSKFISSTPIVLFEDNKNNQYYSFKKNPDFNFFFERLKDNAIKKYNAFYGYDFNLDSELFTNFEFGREVSIRLTKNNNKFIVIGSLWKNLEFNLTTQNKDFYNFLFENGLGEKNSLGFGFLNCRK, from the coding sequence ATGATTAAATTTGAACCAAAAGAGAGGATTAAATATTCGGATATTGATAAATATACTATTCAAGGTTTTATCTATTCGATTTTAGAAAATGATTCATTTTTTTATGATTATCATGATAATGTAGGGTTTAAATTTTTTAATTTTTCAAATATTTTTCCAGTTTCCGATTTTGAAAAAAATACCTTGAAAAAGTTAATAATATCATCGCCTAATGATAAATTGATTAAATCATTGTATAAACAATTAAAAAATAAAACTTTTTTTCGATTGAAAAATTATAAGATGGAGTTATTAAAAATTGAATTGTTAACTAACAAAAATTGTTCAAAGTTTATCTCATCAACACCTATCGTTTTATTTGAAGATAATAAAAATAATCAATATTATTCTTTTAAAAAAAATCCTGATTTTAATTTCTTTTTTGAAAGACTTAAAGATAATGCTATTAAAAAATATAATGCTTTTTATGGTTATGATTTTAATTTAGATTCGGAGTTATTTACAAACTTTGAATTTGGAAGGGAAGTTTCAATAAGATTAACAAAGAATAATAATAAATTTATAGTTATTGGCAGTTTATGGAAAAATTTAGAATTTAATTTAACAACTCAAAATAAAGATTTTTATAATTTTTTATTTGAAAATGGGCTTGGTGAGAAAAATAGTTTAGGTTTTGGTTTTTTAAACTGTAGGAAGTGA